Proteins encoded by one window of Dreissena polymorpha isolate Duluth1 chromosome 11, UMN_Dpol_1.0, whole genome shotgun sequence:
- the LOC127851790 gene encoding uncharacterized protein LOC127851790, giving the protein MDFNRNTISTDNQDFRYDHCYFDDFSIGSSVSVTTCDNSDASWKISRRVVELDTLAESLSACSSCQVPMNLLNTVGSRDFGQACVLEIQCSNCGAINNVASGRKHDRVYDMNTKLALGIQRTVQEVRAGPTYCSNIEDQDVEVTTLPPPVPKPGPAGLDTTGKEFVFFDLETRGLERTSHIIQIAAVHSTGQFSTYVMPEKKMSLKASEITGVTVVGDSMLVKGHKVTAVPIKSALTSFITFLQKFSPEILVGHNIECI; this is encoded by the exons ATGGATTTCAATAGAAATactatttccaccgacaatcaagatttccggtatgaccactgttattttgacgatttttctatcggatcgtcggtaagcgtgaccacatgtgacaacagcgatgccagttggaaaattagtagacgtgtcgttgaactcgacacattgGCCGAATCGCTTTCAGCATGCAGTTCTTGCCAAGTGcccatgaatttacttaacacaGTAGGAAGCAGGGATTTCGGACAGGCATGTGTTTTGGAAATACAGTGTAGCAATTGTGGTGCCATCAATAATGTGGCTTCTGGACGGAAACATGACAGAGTTTATGACATGAACACAAAGCTTGCATTAG gcattcaaaggacAGTGCAAGAAGTACGAGCGGGACCAACATActgttcaaacatagaggaccaagaTGTTGAAGTTACAACTTTACCCCCACCTGTACCCAAGCCTGGTCCAGCAGggctagacactactgggaaggaatttgttttctttgatttggaaacaagagggttag agcgtacttctcacataattcagatagctgcagtgcattcaactggTCAGTTTTCAACATATGTGATGCCTGAGAAGAAGATGTCCTTGAAAGCGTCAGAAATAACTGGAGTGACAGTTGTTGGCGACTCTATGCTTGTTAAGGGACATAAagtaacagctgtccccatcaaatctgcattgacaagttttataacattcttacagaaattttcaCCAGAAATTTTAGTTGGGCATAACATAGAGTGTAtttga